A genomic segment from Castor canadensis chromosome 1, mCasCan1.hap1v2, whole genome shotgun sequence encodes:
- the Calhm6 gene encoding calcium homeostasis modulator protein 6 encodes MDKFKIVLDLYLKYRNALTYGLVTLLTAGGEKIFSEVVFQCPCSDAWNLPYGLVFLLVPALALFLLGYLLSARTWRLLTGCCARNSRSRCLLGWRGALVCAQLSLAAALAPLTWVAVALLGASYYECAASGSAVLAQLMCKGRDPSCATQLPLVPCGKAKASEVQELLKHLRAQSQVLGWLLIAVVIIFLLIFTSITRCLSPVSFLQLKFWKIYLEKEQQIFKNEATEHATELAKENIKCFFECSHAKECNTPSIKDWQQISSLYTFNLKEQYYSMLHKYVNRKEKSNSIRTSEGDAVIPILGFVDSSVISSTSDV; translated from the exons ATGGATAAGTTTAAGATAGTGCTGGATCTATACCTCAAGTACCGCAACGCGCTGACCTATGGCCTGGTGACTCTGCTGACGGCAGGCGGGGAGAAAATCTTCTCCGAGGTGGTGTTCCAGTGCCCATGCAGCGATGCTTGGAACCTGCCCTACGGCCTGGTCTTCCTGCTGGTGCCCGCGCTCGCGCTCTTCCTCCTGGGCTACTTGCTGAGCGCGCGCACGTGGCGCCTGCTCACGGGCTGCTGCGCGCGGAACTCTCGCTCCAGGTGCCTCCTGGGCTGGCGCGGCGCGCTGGTGTGCGCGCAGCTCAGCTTGGCAGCCGCGCTCGCGCCGCTCACCTGGGTGGCGGTGGCGCTGCTCGGAGCTTCCTACTACGAGTGCGCGGCCAGCGGGAGCGCAGTCCTGGCACAGCTCATGTGCAAAGGCCGCGACCCCAGCTGCGCCACCCAGCTGCCGCTGGTTCCCTGCGGCAAGGCCAAGGCATCCGAAGTGCAGGAGCTCCTAAAGCACCTCAGGGCTCAGTCGCAG GTACTGGGCTGGCTCCTGATAGCAGTTGTTATTatctttcttctaatttttacATCTATCACCCGCTGCCTGTCACCAGTTAGTTTTCTGCAGCTGAAATTCTGGAAAATCTATTTGGAAAAAGAGCAACAGATCTTTAAAAATGAAGCCACAGAACATGCAACTGAATTGGCAAAAGAGAATATTAAATGTTTCTTTGAGTGTTCCCatgcaaaggaatgcaacacCCCAAGCATTAAAGACTGGCAGCAAATTTCATCACTGTACACTTTCAATCTGAAGGAACAATACTACAGCATGTTGCACAAATATGTTAACAGAAAAGAGAAGAGCAACAGTATCAGAACTTCTGAAGGAGATGCAGTGATTCCCATCCTTGGCTTTGTAGATTCCTCTGTTATCAGCAGCACTAGTGACGTATGA